Proteins found in one Chionomys nivalis chromosome 15, mChiNiv1.1, whole genome shotgun sequence genomic segment:
- the Srek1ip1 gene encoding protein SREK1IP1, whose amino-acid sequence MAVPGCNKDNVRAGCKKCGYPGHLTFECRNFLRVDPKRDIVLDVSSTSSEDSDEENEELNRLQALQEKRINEEEEKKKEKSKEKIKLKKKRKRSYSSSTEEDSSKQKKQKYQKKEKKKEKKNKSKKGKHHKKEKKKRKKEKRSSPNRSEFTKK is encoded by the exons GTTGCAACAAGGACAATGTCCGAGCAGGCTGCAAAAAATGTGGCTACC cTGGTCATCTGACTTTTGAGTGCCGCAATTTTCTCCGGGTTGACCCCAAAAGGGACATTGTGTTGGACGTCAGTAGCACAAGTAGTGAGGACAGcgatgaagaaaatgaagaactgAACAGATTGCAGGCTCTGCAAGAGAAAA GAATaaatgaagaagaggagaagaaaaaggaaaaaagcaaggagaaaattaaattgaagaaaaagaggaaaag GTCTTATTCCAGCTCCACTGAAGAGGACTcttcaaagcaaaagaaacagaagtatcagaaaaaagaaaagaaaaaagaaaaaaagaacaaatcaaaaaaaggaaaacatcacaaaaaggaaaaaaagaagagaaaaaaggaaaaacgtTCTTCCCCTAACCGTTCTGAATTTACCAAAAAGTAA
- the Shisal2b gene encoding protein shisa-like-2B has protein sequence MSESSRVCSGYYSLNRSFVEPFQCPRHGDGAALLYCCGFADLKYCCSEPGSYFPYKHSYMWSLSIGALIGLGIAALVLLAFVISVCVLCYLFLYTKPQRLDNGLKLQHLEASSALEGNLNRKTKGLISNAASNSTNETVYEADDGTQGKTMDTTQINIAH, from the exons ATGAGCGAGAGCAGCCGCGTGTGCTCGGGCTACTACAGCCTCAACCGCAGCTTCGTGGAGCCCTTTCAGTGCCCGCGGCACGGCGACGGGGCCGCGCTGCTCTACTGTTGCGGCTTTGCAGACCTCAAGTACTGCTGCAGCGAGCCGGGCAGCTACTTCCCCTACAAGCACAGCTACATGTGGAGCCTCAG cATTGGTGCTCTGATTGGACTGGGAATCGCCGCCCTTGTGTTGCTTGCCTTTGTCATCAGTGTCTGTGTCCTCTGCTATTTATTTCTGTACACAAAACCTCAAAGATTAGACAATGGCCTTAAACTCCAGCACCTAGAGGCATCCTCTGCCCTAGAAG GCAACTTAAATAGAAAAACCAAAGGCCTCATTTCAAATGCAGCATCAAATTCAACAAATGAAACAGTCTATGAAGCTGACGATGGAACTCAAGGAAAGACAATGGATACAACACAAATCAATATTGCCCATTAG